From the Helicobacter sp. MIT 05-5293 genome, one window contains:
- a CDS encoding MFS transporter produces MPRFSFDTTTKTILVLALSSFCMGVTEFIIAGVLQDVKVFFDIDSNKAGLLTTMYAVGVVIGAPVLTIPLSAFNRKIQLILNLSVFALANFVIYISDNFWINVIARFVAGTQHGVFFVIATLTALQVSPKGKESSNLALMVSGLTIALVSGVPLGTFIGQSFGFKAIFLLIFVCTLIAIGHALIFMPNHLKGSQTHFSSLLKAFLHKPLLKAYAITICTCGGAFVLYTYVSDLLVYKSHFDEKSIGLILLLYGGFAILGNLFGGRLADNKGSILALKIVLSLQVIFYALISLTAYSQVLVVINLALMGFLSFASIPALKLNAMNAARKCTPHSMDSSVSVNEGAFNVGIALANQVGGFVVIAPFLGISYNPLFASLFALPALILLFVSKP; encoded by the coding sequence ATGCCGCGATTTTCGTTTGACACAACAACCAAAACGATTTTAGTATTAGCATTGAGTAGCTTTTGTATGGGTGTTACAGAGTTTATCATTGCGGGTGTTTTGCAAGATGTGAAAGTTTTTTTCGACATTGATTCAAACAAAGCAGGGCTGCTGACGACAATGTATGCTGTGGGTGTGGTGATAGGCGCACCTGTATTGACTATCCCTCTTAGTGCCTTTAATCGCAAGATTCAGCTGATTTTGAATCTTAGCGTTTTTGCACTTGCAAATTTCGTGATTTATATCAGCGATAACTTTTGGATCAATGTGATTGCGCGATTTGTCGCTGGGACGCAACATGGTGTATTTTTTGTGATTGCCACACTCACAGCCTTACAAGTCTCCCCCAAAGGCAAAGAATCAAGCAACCTTGCTCTAATGGTTTCAGGGCTAACGATTGCCCTTGTGAGCGGTGTCCCTTTAGGAACATTCATCGGGCAAAGCTTTGGATTCAAGGCTATTTTTTTATTGATTTTTGTTTGCACCCTTATCGCCATAGGACATGCCTTGATTTTTATGCCCAATCACCTCAAAGGCTCACAAACACATTTCTCTTCACTGCTTAAAGCATTTTTACACAAGCCTCTCCTTAAGGCTTATGCTATCACGATATGCACTTGTGGTGGGGCATTTGTGCTTTATACTTATGTGTCTGATTTACTCGTGTATAAAAGTCATTTTGACGAAAAAAGCATCGGTCTTATCTTGTTGCTTTATGGAGGATTCGCAATTTTAGGAAATCTCTTTGGTGGAAGACTTGCAGACAACAAAGGTTCGATTCTCGCATTAAAAATCGTCCTAAGTCTGCAAGTCATCTTCTACGCTCTGATTTCACTCACAGCCTATTCTCAAGTGCTTGTCGTCATAAATCTTGCATTAATGGGATTCTTATCCTTTGCATCAATTCCAGCCCTCAAGCTTAACGCAATGAATGCAGCGCGAAAATGCACCCCTCATTCAATGGATAGCTCTGTGAGCGTGAATGAAGGTGCATTCAATGTCGGTATTGCTTTGGCTAATCAAGTTGGTGGATTTGTGGTCATTGCACCCTTTTTAGGTATCAGTTACAATCCTTTATTTGCCTCGCTTTTTGCCTTACCCGCATTGATATTACTTTTTGTTAGCAAACCATAA
- a CDS encoding peptidylprolyl isomerase codes for MLFRFPIITAFMLCLCSALYAEVVAGVAIRVNGHAITLYEISKLQSQMNLSRDAAIDLLINERLKDDEIERFKISIDEFKIDEEIALIASENNLSRDELIAKVAKEGMSYQEYRNEVKKQLQTKELMQRILASNINITSEEELLSYYTQHKKDFSIPQQVQAIRYFADSDSLLEKAIKSPKQNVQGVQKIEETINLSSLNPQIMQLFITTPKHEFTPVLTTGGKGFVSFYVKERLGERLLDFEEAKGYIHQKLMAQKEQTILEDHFNKIRSSAKIVTLRE; via the coding sequence ATGTTGTTTCGATTCCCTATAATTACCGCTTTTATGCTGTGTCTTTGCTCGGCACTTTATGCGGAAGTTGTCGCAGGCGTTGCCATACGCGTCAATGGACATGCTATCACGCTTTATGAAATCTCTAAACTCCAATCCCAAATGAATCTTTCAAGAGATGCGGCGATTGATTTGTTAATCAATGAGAGATTAAAAGATGATGAGATTGAACGTTTTAAGATCAGTATCGATGAGTTTAAAATCGATGAAGAAATTGCATTGATTGCTTCGGAGAATAATCTTAGTAGAGATGAGCTTATTGCTAAGGTTGCCAAAGAAGGTATGAGTTATCAAGAATATCGTAATGAGGTGAAAAAACAGCTACAAACAAAAGAACTTATGCAGAGGATTCTTGCGTCAAATATCAATATCACAAGCGAAGAAGAGCTTTTGTCCTATTACACACAGCACAAAAAAGATTTTTCAATCCCTCAACAAGTGCAGGCGATAAGATATTTTGCAGATTCTGATAGTCTTTTAGAGAAAGCAATCAAATCACCCAAGCAAAATGTGCAAGGTGTGCAGAAAATTGAAGAGACAATCAATCTTTCTTCGCTCAATCCGCAAATTATGCAGCTTTTTATTACGACACCTAAACATGAATTTACACCCGTGCTAACCACAGGTGGCAAAGGGTTTGTGAGTTTTTATGTCAAAGAGCGTTTGGGAGAGCGTCTTTTGGATTTTGAAGAAGCAAAGGGCTATATTCACCAAAAATTGATGGCACAAAAGGAACAGACGATTTTAGAGGATCATTTTAATAAGATTCGCTCCAGCGCAAAGATTGTTACATTAAGAGAATAG
- the rnhA gene encoding ribonuclease HI produces the protein MKQVTLYCDGSSLGNPGPGGWCGILSFREHQKILCGGESHTTNNRMELLAVIESLKILKEPCQVMLYSDSKYVCEGINQWLVNWIKKDFKNVKNPDLWRHYCDCSKSHQVIAHWVKGHAGNAQNELCDKLAREQAYRYAQGI, from the coding sequence ATGAAACAAGTTACTCTTTATTGTGATGGCTCTTCTTTGGGTAATCCCGGACCGGGCGGTTGGTGCGGGATTCTATCTTTTAGAGAACATCAAAAGATTCTCTGTGGGGGAGAATCACATACGACTAATAATCGTATGGAACTTCTTGCGGTGATAGAATCTCTCAAGATACTTAAAGAGCCTTGTCAAGTGATGCTTTATAGTGATTCTAAATATGTTTGCGAGGGCATCAATCAATGGCTTGTAAATTGGATAAAAAAGGATTTTAAGAATGTCAAGAATCCTGATTTGTGGCGTCATTATTGTGATTGTAGCAAGTCTCATCAAGTCATCGCACATTGGGTAAAAGGGCATGCGGGTAATGCACAAAATGAGCTGTGCGACAAACTCGCTAGAGAACAAGCTTATCGTTATGCACAAGGAATATGA
- the rnc gene encoding ribonuclease III has translation MSNTSITALESALQYKFQNHQLLIEALTHRSCKKSYNNERLEFLGDAVLDLLVGEYLFKKFPLAQEGELSKLRACIVNEKGFMKIAQSIDLGDHILISQSEENNKGRHKASILSNAFEALIGAIYLESHLQCVQKIVNRLLEMNYARIDLDSLFMDYKTALQEITQARFGQIPVYTLIAESGPDHKKSFEISLSIDGKIYAQAKGNSKKDAQQKCAKIALEQLERNL, from the coding sequence ATGTCTAATACTTCAATTACTGCATTAGAATCTGCTTTACAATATAAATTTCAGAATCATCAGTTGTTAATCGAAGCTCTCACACATAGGAGTTGTAAAAAGTCTTATAATAATGAGCGTCTTGAATTTTTAGGAGATGCGGTTTTGGATTTACTTGTGGGCGAATATTTATTTAAAAAATTTCCTCTTGCACAAGAAGGAGAGCTTTCAAAACTCCGCGCGTGTATCGTGAATGAAAAAGGGTTTATGAAAATTGCCCAATCAATTGATTTGGGGGATCATATTTTGATTTCTCAAAGTGAAGAAAATAATAAAGGGCGTCATAAAGCATCGATTCTCTCCAATGCGTTTGAAGCGTTGATAGGCGCGATTTATTTAGAATCTCATCTGCAATGTGTCCAAAAAATCGTCAATCGTCTTTTAGAGATGAATTACGCGCGTATTGATTTAGATTCTTTATTTATGGATTATAAAACTGCTTTGCAAGAAATCACTCAAGCGCGTTTTGGGCAAATCCCCGTTTATACTCTTATCGCAGAAAGCGGTCCTGATCATAAGAAAAGTTTTGAAATCTCTCTTAGTATTGATGGCAAAATATATGCTCAAGCAAAGGGAAATTCTAAGAAGGACGCTCAACAAAAATGTGCAAAAATTGCCCTTGAACAATTAGAAAGGAATTTGTAA
- the aroC gene encoding chorismate synthase translates to MNTFGQRLRVTTFGESHGAGIGCVIDGMPAGLEIDTAFLDSMMQRRSPGRNAFSTQRKESDKVEILSGVFEGQSTGASIALWVQNTAQKSRDYDNIKDIFRPGHADFTYFYKYGIRDYRGGGRSSARESAARVAAGAIAQMLLREFGIVVKSGISAIGDIEANEYDFAFASQSEIYALDHQVEETQKALIHKVRNQHDSIGGVAIVCAEHLPIGLGEPLYHKLDGALAESLMGLNAVKAVEIGDGILASKALGSQNNDQMNCSGFKSNHSGGILGGISNGEPLMIKVHFKPTPSIFLPQETLDIHQQEKICHIKGRHDPCVAIRGSVVAEAMVSLVLADMLLLNMTSKLSHLKKIYPCL, encoded by the coding sequence ATGAATACTTTTGGTCAAAGATTGCGTGTTACGACTTTTGGAGAATCTCACGGCGCAGGCATTGGCTGTGTGATTGATGGAATGCCTGCAGGTTTGGAGATTGATACAGCATTTTTAGATTCAATGATGCAGCGTAGATCGCCCGGACGCAATGCTTTTAGCACACAACGCAAAGAATCTGATAAAGTTGAGATTCTAAGTGGTGTCTTTGAAGGGCAAAGCACAGGCGCATCAATTGCACTTTGGGTGCAGAATACAGCTCAAAAAAGTCGTGATTATGATAATATCAAAGACATTTTTCGTCCCGGACATGCGGATTTTACATATTTTTACAAATATGGTATTAGGGATTATCGCGGCGGTGGGCGTAGTTCGGCTCGAGAAAGTGCAGCAAGAGTCGCCGCAGGAGCAATAGCTCAAATGTTATTGCGAGAGTTTGGTATTGTGGTCAAGAGCGGTATCAGCGCGATTGGCGATATAGAAGCAAACGAGTATGATTTTGCATTTGCATCGCAGAGTGAGATTTACGCACTTGATCACCAAGTCGAAGAGACACAAAAAGCATTGATTCACAAAGTCAGAAATCAGCACGATAGTATCGGTGGGGTAGCAATAGTCTGCGCAGAGCATTTGCCTATCGGTTTAGGAGAGCCTTTGTATCATAAGCTTGATGGTGCATTGGCTGAATCTCTTATGGGGCTTAATGCGGTGAAAGCAGTAGAGATTGGTGATGGAATCTTAGCAAGTAAAGCTTTAGGCTCTCAAAACAATGATCAAATGAATTGTAGCGGTTTTAAGAGTAATCACAGCGGAGGAATCTTAGGGGGGATTAGCAATGGTGAGCCTTTAATGATTAAAGTGCATTTTAAACCTACACCGAGTATCTTTCTTCCTCAAGAGACACTTGATATTCATCAACAAGAAAAGATTTGTCATATCAAAGGACGACATGATCCATGTGTTGCTATACGAGGCAGTGTCGTAGCAGAAGCAATGGTATCTCTTGTGCTTGCGGATATGCTTTTGTTGAATATGACTTCAAAACTTTCGCATTTGAAAAAAATTTATCCGTGTTTATAG
- the gatA gene encoding Asp-tRNA(Asn)/Glu-tRNA(Gln) amidotransferase subunit GatA: MLTLKTALNMHEDELKEVKQDILKRVKDHIELNAYIGEINASDAKGVPILIKDNINVKGWEITCASKILKGYVSPYNASVINKLHQNKMCGFGRANMDEFAMGSTTESSCYGRTKNPRDTSRVPGGSSGGSAAAVAGGLAIASLGSDTGGSIRQPAGFCGCVGLKPSYGRVSRYGLVAYSSSLDQIGPITQNVEDASILLDAISGYDPLDSTSVNMPSCNTFKNLDSNARYRIAVLEDFLKDATPQVQDAYYKTIKILEEMGHTIVEKSMIDTTYHISAYYIICTAEASSNLARFDGVRYGTRAKAENLKDLYLNTRSQYFGEEVKRRILLGSFVLSSGYYDAFYLKAQKLRSLICAQYETIFNECDAILLPVAPSVAPKFGSSQTPLEMYLSDIYTIGVNLAGLPAICLPVDKDEEGLPIGMQVIGGRFQEQTILNTAYGLEKELGN; this comes from the coding sequence ATGCTAACGCTCAAAACTGCTTTAAATATGCACGAAGACGAACTTAAAGAAGTCAAACAAGATATTTTAAAACGCGTTAAAGATCATATTGAATTAAATGCCTATATTGGTGAAATTAACGCAAGTGATGCAAAAGGTGTGCCTATTCTTATTAAGGATAATATCAATGTAAAAGGCTGGGAGATTACTTGTGCGAGTAAGATTCTCAAAGGATATGTATCGCCTTATAATGCGAGTGTGATCAATAAACTTCATCAAAATAAAATGTGTGGGTTTGGACGCGCTAATATGGACGAATTTGCAATGGGAAGCACGACTGAATCAAGCTGTTATGGTCGCACAAAGAATCCTAGAGATACTTCTCGTGTCCCCGGTGGCAGTAGCGGTGGCAGTGCGGCAGCAGTAGCCGGAGGATTGGCAATCGCTTCATTAGGAAGTGATACAGGAGGATCAATACGACAACCTGCAGGATTTTGTGGTTGTGTGGGATTAAAGCCAAGCTATGGGAGAGTTAGTCGTTATGGGCTTGTGGCTTATAGTTCGAGTTTAGACCAGATTGGACCTATTACACAAAATGTCGAAGATGCTAGTATTCTTCTTGATGCGATTAGCGGGTATGATCCTTTAGATTCTACAAGTGTAAATATGCCTTCTTGTAATACTTTTAAGAATCTTGATTCAAACGCACGATACAGAATCGCTGTGCTTGAGGATTTTCTCAAAGATGCAACACCGCAAGTGCAAGATGCGTATTATAAAACGATTAAGATTCTCGAAGAAATGGGACACACAATCGTTGAGAAATCAATGATTGATACGACTTATCATATTTCAGCCTATTATATTATCTGCACTGCTGAAGCAAGCTCGAATCTTGCACGATTTGATGGTGTGCGTTATGGCACAAGGGCTAAGGCTGAAAATCTTAAGGATTTATACCTTAATACGCGTAGTCAATATTTTGGCGAGGAAGTCAAACGCCGTATTTTACTAGGGAGCTTTGTATTAAGTAGCGGCTATTACGATGCTTTCTATCTTAAGGCACAAAAATTAAGATCATTGATTTGCGCTCAATACGAGACGATTTTTAATGAGTGTGATGCTATACTTTTGCCCGTTGCCCCTAGTGTCGCCCCAAAATTTGGATCAAGCCAAACCCCTCTTGAAATGTATTTGAGTGATATTTACACCATTGGTGTTAATCTCGCTGGTTTGCCTGCGATATGTTTGCCTGTTGATAAAGATGAAGAGGGATTGCCTATCGGAATGCAAGTCATAGGAGGAAGGTTTCAAGAACAGACGATTCTCAATACTGCCTATGGACTTGAAAAAGAACTTGGAAATTAA
- the guaB gene encoding IMP dehydrogenase — protein MKILQKALTFEDVLLVPAYSEVLPQNVDVKTKLTKTLEINIPFLSAAMDTVTEYRTAIALARLGGIGIIHKNMDIASQVEQVKRVKKSESGVIIDPIYIHAHSTLEEAKAITANYKISGVPVVDEYGKLVGILTNRDVRFENDLTRRVGDLMTKDSLVTAKEGTTLEEAREIMHHHRIEKLPIVDEHYTLKGLITIKDIQKCIEYPHSSKDNFGRLKVGGAIGVFQFDRAEALVDAGVDVLVLDSAHGHSLNVIKTLEQIKSKLAIDVIVGNVVTAQATQDLINAGADAVKVGIGPGSICTTRIVTGVGMPQISAIDGCAQVAQKHNVPIIADGGIKYSGDITKALAAGASSVMVGSLLAGTEESPGDLIIYQGRQYKSYRGMGSIGAMSRGSADRYFQEGTAQEKFVPEGVEGRVPYRGKVGDIIYQLVGGLRSAMGYLGSKDIPDLWERANFVEISSAGLRESHTHDVDIIKEAPNYHG, from the coding sequence ATGAAAATCTTACAAAAAGCACTTACTTTTGAGGATGTTTTACTTGTGCCTGCTTACTCGGAGGTCCTTCCTCAAAATGTAGATGTTAAAACAAAACTTACCAAAACGTTAGAAATTAATATCCCTTTTCTTAGTGCAGCTATGGACACGGTAACAGAATACCGCACAGCAATTGCGTTAGCTCGATTAGGAGGCATAGGGATCATTCACAAAAATATGGATATTGCTTCACAAGTCGAGCAAGTTAAACGAGTGAAGAAAAGTGAAAGCGGTGTGATTATTGACCCTATTTATATTCACGCTCATAGCACACTTGAGGAAGCAAAGGCTATCACAGCTAATTATAAGATTTCGGGTGTGCCTGTTGTCGATGAGTATGGAAAGCTTGTGGGGATATTGACTAATCGTGATGTGCGTTTTGAGAATGATTTAACAAGACGCGTGGGTGATTTGATGACAAAAGATTCTCTTGTTACAGCAAAAGAAGGGACGACTTTAGAAGAAGCGCGTGAGATTATGCACCATCATCGCATCGAAAAATTACCTATTGTTGATGAGCATTATACGCTTAAGGGGCTTATCACAATTAAGGATATTCAAAAATGTATCGAATATCCCCATTCTAGCAAAGACAATTTTGGACGCTTAAAAGTAGGCGGTGCTATTGGTGTGTTTCAATTTGATCGTGCAGAAGCACTTGTAGATGCGGGTGTAGATGTGCTTGTATTAGATTCTGCACATGGGCATTCTCTCAATGTTATCAAAACGCTTGAGCAAATTAAATCTAAGCTTGCAATTGATGTGATTGTGGGCAATGTCGTAACTGCTCAAGCAACTCAAGATTTAATCAATGCAGGTGCAGATGCGGTTAAGGTAGGTATCGGACCGGGGAGTATCTGCACAACGCGTATCGTTACAGGTGTAGGAATGCCTCAAATTTCTGCGATTGATGGGTGCGCACAAGTCGCACAAAAACACAATGTGCCTATTATTGCCGATGGAGGGATTAAATATTCGGGTGATATTACTAAAGCTTTAGCTGCAGGGGCTTCATCTGTTATGGTAGGAAGTTTGCTCGCAGGAACAGAAGAATCTCCGGGCGATTTGATTATCTATCAAGGTAGGCAATACAAAAGTTATAGGGGTATGGGCAGTATTGGGGCGATGAGTAGAGGTAGTGCTGATCGTTATTTTCAAGAAGGAACAGCACAAGAAAAATTTGTCCCCGAAGGCGTGGAAGGTCGTGTCCCTTATCGTGGCAAAGTGGGGGATATTATTTATCAGCTTGTTGGCGGTCTTCGATCAGCAATGGGATATTTGGGGAGTAAAGACATACCTGATCTTTGGGAGAGGGCAAATTTTGTCGAAATCAGTTCAGCAGGTCTAAGAGAATCTCACACTCACGATGTGGATATTATTAAAGAAGCTCCCAATTATCATGGTTAA
- the xseB gene encoding exodeoxyribonuclease VII small subunit, producing MADSHIHTDIEESDNKEENFEEMVEFAKKVLGKLSSQEITLKESLQLYEQGMESLKKAQSLLEDAKIKYQEFQESKED from the coding sequence ATGGCAGATTCTCATATTCATACTGATATAGAAGAGAGCGATAATAAAGAAGAGAATTTCGAAGAAATGGTTGAGTTTGCTAAAAAAGTTTTAGGCAAACTCTCTTCCCAAGAGATCACCCTTAAAGAATCACTTCAACTTTATGAGCAAGGTATGGAAAGCTTGAAGAAAGCCCAAAGCCTCCTTGAAGATGCAAAAATCAAATATCAAGAGTTTCAAGAATCTAAAGAAGATTGA
- the fliR gene encoding flagellar biosynthetic protein FliR has product MELVAYLTQPNNVAVFLLLMARFSGVFAFFPFFDNQLISVNIRAAMVFFMTVAFFPLAIEPLPDMSMVEFLIAGLFEVMLGFLASICLQIVFAMLSFGGEIVSFAMGLTMASAYDPVSGTQKPIVAQLIAILALLIALSLDFHHTIFMIVSHSIQATPLGSFIFEPKSVEYFVKAFGNIFAVGFSMAFPILAIILLSDVIFGMIMKTHPQFNLLAIGFPVKIAIAFIVLILTIPAIMLTFKRELREAFIAVGKLFIH; this is encoded by the coding sequence ATGGAGCTTGTCGCTTACCTCACTCAACCCAATAATGTCGCTGTTTTTTTGTTATTAATGGCGCGTTTTTCGGGAGTATTTGCATTTTTTCCTTTTTTTGATAATCAACTTATCAGTGTCAATATTCGTGCGGCAATGGTGTTTTTTATGACTGTGGCATTTTTCCCTTTAGCTATTGAACCATTGCCTGATATGAGTATGGTTGAGTTTTTGATTGCTGGGCTTTTTGAAGTGATGCTTGGATTCTTAGCATCAATTTGTTTGCAAATTGTTTTTGCGATGTTGAGTTTTGGTGGTGAGATTGTGAGCTTTGCAATGGGCTTAACTATGGCAAGTGCTTATGATCCTGTAAGCGGCACACAAAAACCTATTGTCGCACAGCTTATAGCGATTTTAGCCTTACTAATTGCCTTGAGTTTGGATTTTCATCATACAATTTTTATGATTGTTTCACACAGCATTCAAGCGACACCTTTAGGGAGTTTTATTTTTGAACCCAAGAGTGTAGAATATTTTGTAAAAGCTTTTGGCAATATTTTTGCTGTGGGATTCTCAATGGCTTTTCCTATTTTGGCAATCATTCTACTTTCAGATGTCATTTTTGGTATGATTATGAAAACGCACCCTCAATTTAATCTCCTTGCCATTGGATTTCCTGTAAAAATTGCTATTGCATTTATCGTATTGATTCTGACAATTCCAGCGATTATGCTTACTTTTAAACGCGAATTGCGAGAAGCATTTATCGCTGTGGGTAAATTATTTATTCATTAG
- a CDS encoding tRNA (uridine(54)-C5)-methyltransferase TrmA: MNCKHFGICGGCAYHALGYEGQFTQKQTLVREMFQNLIDPSYIEAFASPTQSFRARAEFRFDRHTPNTPLAFAMNRYGANDRTPIETCPILLDSLQSLMSLLLPSLRSPILTHKLYACNFLGSLRGESIITLIYHKQLDSQWIAAAQDLQSYLNSHFSHKIHIIGRSKNQKVILSSSTIQEELTLFAHTTNPQTYHYLKEESRFSQPNPFIIIKMLEFIKSHLPQQRNDLLELYSGSGNFSIALAKEFRSILATEVVKSAIKLLEENMSLNHITNITPIRLNAYESIQALNRQRTFFRLRTIDLDQFNLQCVLIDPPRSGVNDINILHFLATFSHIIYVSCNPTTLLKDMQVLSQSHFIKHFGVFDQFPYTHHQECVLILEHK; the protein is encoded by the coding sequence ATGAATTGTAAGCATTTTGGGATTTGTGGAGGCTGTGCTTATCACGCATTAGGATATGAGGGGCAATTCACGCAAAAGCAAACTCTCGTGCGGGAAATGTTTCAGAATCTCATTGACCCCTCATATATTGAAGCCTTTGCCTCTCCAACACAATCCTTTAGAGCAAGGGCAGAATTTCGCTTTGACCGACATACTCCAAACACTCCTTTAGCCTTTGCAATGAATCGATACGGAGCAAACGATCGCACACCTATTGAAACTTGTCCGATTCTTCTTGATTCACTCCAATCTTTAATGTCTCTTCTTCTGCCCTCTCTTCGCTCACCTATACTCACACACAAGCTTTATGCGTGTAATTTTCTAGGCTCTTTACGAGGAGAAAGCATTATTACATTGATTTATCATAAACAGCTAGATTCTCAATGGATTGCAGCAGCACAAGATTTACAAAGCTATCTCAACAGCCATTTTTCGCATAAAATACACATTATCGGGCGCAGTAAGAATCAAAAGGTTATCCTTTCAAGCTCGACCATTCAGGAAGAATTGACGCTTTTTGCTCATACAACAAACCCACAAACATATCACTATCTTAAAGAAGAATCGCGTTTTTCCCAACCCAATCCTTTTATCATTATTAAAATGCTTGAATTTATCAAATCCCACTTGCCGCAGCAAAGAAATGATTTGCTTGAGCTTTACAGCGGAAGTGGAAATTTCAGTATCGCTCTTGCAAAGGAATTTAGAAGTATCCTTGCGACTGAAGTAGTCAAATCAGCCATCAAGCTTCTTGAGGAAAATATGTCTCTCAATCATATTACCAACATCACACCTATTCGCCTTAACGCTTATGAAAGCATTCAAGCTCTGAATCGACAAAGAACATTTTTCCGCCTTCGCACGATTGATTTAGATCAATTCAATCTCCAATGTGTCCTTATTGATCCCCCAAGAAGCGGTGTGAATGATATAAATATCTTGCACTTCTTAGCGACTTTTTCGCATATCATCTATGTCTCATGCAACCCTACCACACTTTTAAAAGATATGCAAGTCCTCTCACAAAGCCATTTTATTAAACATTTTGGCGTTTTTGATCAATTCCCCTACACGCATCATCAAGAATGTGTGTTGATTCTTGAACATAAATAG
- the fliP gene encoding flagellar type III secretion system pore protein FliP (The bacterial flagellar biogenesis protein FliP forms a type III secretion system (T3SS)-type pore required for flagellar assembly.) produces MDPITPSTTSVPSLPNNPVLPTVDLSLSAPQEPAELVATLNIVLIITILVIAPSLVLVMTSFIRIIIVFAFLRTALGTQQSPPTQILVSLALILTFFIMEPVATKSHEVGIKPYMEKEISYDEAFSRAIVPFKDFMIKNTREKDLALFFRIRHLENPKSVDDVPLTVLLPAFMISELKTAFWIGFLLYLPFLVIDMVISSVLMAMGMMMLPPVMISLPFKILVFVLVDGWNLLIGNLVQGFK; encoded by the coding sequence ATTGACCCTATCACTCCCTCTACGACTTCTGTGCCCTCACTCCCCAATAATCCCGTTTTGCCCACGGTTGATTTATCTTTGAGTGCGCCCCAAGAGCCAGCTGAACTTGTCGCAACTCTCAACATTGTTCTTATCATTACGATTTTAGTCATTGCACCCTCGCTTGTTCTTGTTATGACAAGTTTTATACGCATTATCATTGTCTTTGCGTTCTTGCGCACTGCTCTAGGCACACAACAATCCCCACCTACACAGATTCTCGTGAGCCTTGCCTTGATTCTCACATTCTTTATTATGGAGCCTGTGGCGACCAAAAGCCATGAGGTAGGTATCAAACCCTATATGGAAAAAGAAATCTCCTATGATGAAGCATTTAGCCGTGCAATTGTGCCTTTTAAAGACTTTATGATTAAAAACACACGCGAAAAGGATTTGGCACTCTTTTTTAGAATCCGCCATCTTGAGAATCCAAAAAGCGTAGATGATGTGCCTCTCACGGTTCTTCTTCCCGCCTTTATGATTAGCGAACTAAAGACTGCATTTTGGATTGGATTCTTGTTATATCTACCATTCTTGGTGATTGATATGGTAATTAGCTCTGTATTAATGGCAATGGGTATGATGATGCTACCGCCCGTAATGATTTCACTCCCTTTCAAGATTCTTGTCTTTGTGCTAGTTGATGGTTGGAATCTCCTCATAGGCAATCTTGTTCAAGGCTTTAAATAG